The genomic window AATCCGTCAGCCACCGCCCGGTCGTCGCCGGGTCGATGTACAGGAAGTCGGCGGCCGTGTCCCGGCTCAGGAAGAACGAACCGCCCCACCGCCGCCGGCCGAGTTGCCAACACAACGCGAATAGTCTCTCCTTCCCCTCGCGGGTCCACCGGATCCGATCCCCGAACGTCACCCCTGGCGGTACCCCATCACACCGGGCACGCTCCCATGCTCTGACGAGTAACGCGAGTTGCACGCCAGTTCTTATACAGGGTGGGTTTGCTTCACCAGCCACCGGGGTAGTGGTATTCAAGGGGACGGCGGACGGGTCGTAGAAGGAGCGGCACGTCCCGATCGCGACATCGATCTGCTCGGCGCCCCAGGTCGCTCGCGACCGCGGGGCGTCCCACTTCCGACGGACTGCCTCGGTCGCCTGGAACAGCGGGGACGACCGGAACACGGCGTCTAACCGCTGCGGGTACGGGCCGACCCAGAACGCCAGATACTGGAGCAGGGCCAGCACGGCCTCGGACGAGCTCGGGTACCATTCGGAATCGCCCGCCCACAACTTCTTGACGCGCTCCCCGTTCGCCGCCGCGAACGCCCGCTCAACAATGCCTGCCGTCGGCCCGTCCAGGCGGCACGGGGCGTCCGTCGCCGCAACCTCCGGGCGACGGCCGACATCGCGAAGGTCGTCCTGAAGGTGGCGGGCGGCCGCCCCGCACGCGACCACGGCCGCCGGCGCGTCCGCCAGCCGGTGCCCGGTCACGGTCAGGAACCGGTCGGCCGCGTACAACTCGACCAGCCCCCGTTTGCACGGCCCACCCGGGTCCAGGTCGCCCCGCCCGAACCCGCGAACCCCGGCCCGGAACGGTGACCACTCGGCGTACGTCCCGACCCCGCGGACGATGTCCTCGGCCCACGGCCGGACGTCGCCGGCCTCGTAATCCCCGCACCCGTCCAGGTCGTACCCGACCAACCCAGCCTCCCGCCGGAGGATCAGACCGACCCCGTCGTAATTCCCGTCCCGGTACGACTCGTAGGCGTAGGAAAACGAACACCCCGCCCCGCGGCGGGTAATGTCGATGGGGCGCTCAGTCCGGGGGTGGACGGGTACTTTCTTGGGCTTGTTCGAGCCGCCCGGTGCCAACTGCCAGACGACCCAGAAGGGGAGTTGTTTGAGGTCGTCCGGAATGCCGTCCGGGCGGACCCGGAGGAGCGGGGAGTAATCGTCGTACACGCACACGGCGGGCGCCTCCGCCCTCCCCCGGGCCGGGCGGCTCGGGAGCGGACACGCCCGCGACCGACCGTGCGCCGCGCGCCGGGTTCGGGACCAAATCATCGTTCCAGCGTTCGGGGCGGTCGTTCCACCGCCGCCGACTCAAGCCCTGATGGGCGAACCCAAATCGGCCGCCCAAGTCACCCCATCACACGACCTGCCGCAACTCGTCCGATTCCCACGACTGGAGCCGACGAATTCCGGCACGGCCGGTCCGACCGATCGCGGGCGTCCCGCGACGCTTCCCGTGCCGCGGCGTGCATGGAATCATTTCCACGTCTATCCATGTGAACACATTCCGCCGCCGGCGTCAGCCCCCGCCCTGCGAAGACAGGTACGCGTCCAGGTCGCGGGCCGCGAATCGCTCCCGGAGCCGTTCCACCCGCCGCCCCAGAGTCGCCCGCGAGATCCCCAGGTCGCGAGCTGCTGCGGCACATGACTGCTCCCGCAACCGCTCGGCCACCTCCCGCAACTCCCGCGGCAGCGCCGCGACCTCGGCCGCCACGTCGGCCCGCAGCTCGCGGCCCCGGCAGTCGTCGGCCGGGTCGACCCGCTCGTCCGGGTCGTGGCGGTCGATGTCGCACGCCAGGATCACCTTTTCTCGGCCCCGCTTGGTCGCCCGGTACTCCCGTAGCATCATCGCCGCCGCCCGCCCGACGACGACCTCGCAGAACACCAGCGGGTGCCCGCGAGCCGGCCGATACTGCGGCCACCCGCCGAGCAATCGGGCGGTCAGTTCCTGCTCCACGTCGGCCCGCTCGGACGCCCCCAAGCCGGCCCGACCGACCACCACCCGGGCGTGCTTGCGAACCAGGGCGACGGACGCCGCCGGCAGTTCGAGCTCGGCCACCAAGTACCTCCCGCCGGCCCGCGGGTGGCTCGGACCGCCGGCGTGGCTCGCACGCCGGGCCGGGTCCGCCCTCGCCTCCGCATCGCGGCCGGCCGAACGTCAGAACGGGGGAAAACGGTTACACGACCACCGTGTAAGGCCTAGCGCGGCGGGCTGGTGAGGAGCATGCGAAACGGGATCCCGTGCTTGATCTCGAGCGCGGCGACCGTTCCGTCACCCAGGTCGGCCAGTCGCCGGATCAGTTCGATGACCTGGGCCTTGAGCGGGAAGTCGGGGGCCATGAGCTCGGGCCGTGCGCCGTTCTCGCCCCCGAATTTGACCTCGGTAACGTACCGCGGCAGGGGGTCGAGGACCGGTTGGCCGCGGCGGACCGGCAGATCCTCGATGGTGCCGAAGTTGATCCGCTGCATGAGTTCGACCAAGCGGCGGGCGGCGGGGGTCAGGGACGACTTGAGGGGGGCCGACGTCATACATCCTCCGGGGCGGGGTCGTGGCACACGACCGTCGGGTCACTGGGGTATCAGGAGGGCCACTGGCGCGGGGCTGGTGACGAAGTCTACCGGGGCCGTTGCCTGAGTGCGGGAAACCCTTCCCCCGGCAGATCGCACGCGGGCCGCCGGGGGGGGTGGACTCGCGCGCTTCGGTTGCTGCCGGCCGCTGGGGCGGTCGGCGGTTCCGGCGCGGGTGTCCACCCCAGATGGTGGCCGCACGATGGGAACTACCGGGTTGACGGATCACACGCGGGTCGAGGGTACCCGTCTTTCGGAAACAGGCAACGTGCGAGGTTATCCTGGGGTGCCGAGCCATGCCTACAGCCTAACCCGCCCGCCGGAACACCCCGATGACCATCCGTTCCCGCCTCGCCCGCATCGAGCAGTCGGCCCGCGACCGACCGCCGGCCGACGTCCTGCACATCATCTCGGTGGTGCGGACCGACCAGGACCCCGACCGCCGACCACCCGGCGTGTACCACTATCCGAGCCGCACGTCCGTCGACCTCGTCCACGACGGACCCGAACCCGATCCCGTCGCCCTCCGTACCCTCACCGACCGCCTCGCCCCGTGGGGGCTCGTCATCACGTGCGACGCGGGCGAACCGATTTCGGAAATTCTGCCGGATTCGTGAGGCAGGTGAGGGCCGGACGGCAAACTTAACAGGTAGGGGGACATTGCGACGAGTTTGTACACCGGGAGATGCGATGGACGTTCAGATGCGGCCGGTCGGTTCGATCACCCCGTACCCCGGCAACCCGCGGGACAACGCCGCGGCCGTCGACGCCGTGGCCGCCTCGATCCGCGAGTTCGGGTTCCGCCAGCCGATCGTGGTCGATGCCGCCAGCGTGATCGTGGTCGGCCACACCCGGTACCAGGCGGCCGTCCGGCTCGGCATGGTCGAGGTCCCCGTCCACGTGGCCGACCTAACCCCGGCCCAGGCCAAGGCGTACCGGCTGGCCGACAACCAGACGGCCACCCTCGCCACCTGGGACGAAGCCCTCCTGCCGAAGGAACTGGCCGACCTCCAGGCCCTCGACTTCGACCTCACCCTGACCGGGTTCTCGGCCGACGATCTGGCCCGCCTGCTCGCCGACCCGCCGGGCGAACCCCAGGCCGACCCCGACGACGTCCCCGAACCGCCGGCCGAGCCCGTCACCCGGCCCGGCGACGTGTGGGCCCTCGGCCGCCACCGCCTCGTCTGCGGGGACAGCACCGACCCCGCCGTCATCGCCACCGCCCTCAACGGCACCGCGGCCAACCTGCTGTTGACCGACCCTCCGTACAACGTGGCCTACCAGGGCAAGACGGCCGAGCGGCTGACGATCGCCAACGACGCAATGGGCGAATCCGCATACCACCAATTCCTCACGTCCGCCCTCGGGGCCGCCGTGACCCACCTTCGCCCAGGCGGGGCGTTCTACGTCTGGCATGCCGACCTGCACGGCCTGACCGTCCGGGCCGCCTGTGGGGACGCCGGGCTGACCGTCCGCCAGTGCCTGGTGTGGGTCAAGCCGGGCCTCGTCCTCGGCCGCCAGGACTACCACTGGCGGCGCGAGCCGTGCCTGTACGGCTGGGCCGACGGGGCCGCCCACACGTGGCTCGGGGACCGCTCCCAGACGACCGTCCTCGAGTTCGGTAAGCCGGCCAAGAACGCCGACCACCCGACCATGAAGCCGGTCGACCTGTTCGCGTATCTCATCGCCAACTCGTGCCCGGCGGGCGGGACCGTTCTCGACCCGTTCGGCGGGTCCGGAACCACCTTGATCGCGGCCGAGCAGACGGGACGAACGGCGTGCTTGATCGAACTCGACCCCGGCTACTGCGACGTGATCGTGGCTCGGTTCGAGGCCGTCACCGGCACCAAAGGCGTGCGCAATGCCGGGTAAACCTGACGGTCGGCGGGCAGAGTCTGACGATCGACAGAATCGAGGAGGGGATCGGATGGGAAAGGCGCTGCGGAAGAAGAACCAGGACGGGCTGTTGATCGCCCTGGCGTGCGGGGCGACGGTCGAGGGGCGGCCCGCCAGTGCGGGGTC from Fimbriiglobus ruber includes these protein-coding regions:
- a CDS encoding RNA polymerase sigma factor, with amino-acid sequence MAELELPAASVALVRKHARVVVGRAGLGASERADVEQELTARLLGGWPQYRPARGHPLVFCEVVVGRAAAMMLREYRATKRGREKVILACDIDRHDPDERVDPADDCRGRELRADVAAEVAALPRELREVAERLREQSCAAAARDLGISRATLGRRVERLRERFAARDLDAYLSSQGGG
- a CDS encoding DNA modification methylase — encoded protein: MDVQMRPVGSITPYPGNPRDNAAAVDAVAASIREFGFRQPIVVDAASVIVVGHTRYQAAVRLGMVEVPVHVADLTPAQAKAYRLADNQTATLATWDEALLPKELADLQALDFDLTLTGFSADDLARLLADPPGEPQADPDDVPEPPAEPVTRPGDVWALGRHRLVCGDSTDPAVIATALNGTAANLLLTDPPYNVAYQGKTAERLTIANDAMGESAYHQFLTSALGAAVTHLRPGGAFYVWHADLHGLTVRAACGDAGLTVRQCLVWVKPGLVLGRQDYHWRREPCLYGWADGAAHTWLGDRSQTTVLEFGKPAKNADHPTMKPVDLFAYLIANSCPAGGTVLDPFGGSGTTLIAAEQTGRTACLIELDPGYCDVIVARFEAVTGTKGVRNAG